The proteins below come from a single Pseudarthrobacter sp. SSS035 genomic window:
- a CDS encoding MarR family winged helix-turn-helix transcriptional regulator, giving the protein MSNPADGPPATGLPETGLPATSPEETGTDKDTVDEALNTVEHQISLFWRRARSVSHQLSRQVHPDMEPAAYGLLSVIRREGPIRLTDLALNIGVGKPSVSRQIAFLESIGLVFKEADPLDGRAQSIRLTEKGEEKMHQVQDARRQDFRERLGEWPVGELQTLAEYMAKLNSLFELDGFAKDPSAGDTAK; this is encoded by the coding sequence ATGAGCAACCCTGCCGACGGCCCTCCTGCGACAGGCCTTCCCGAAACCGGCCTTCCGGCGACGTCCCCTGAGGAGACAGGTACCGACAAGGACACCGTCGATGAAGCCCTGAACACCGTGGAACACCAAATCAGTCTCTTTTGGCGGCGCGCCCGGTCGGTGTCCCATCAGCTCTCGCGGCAGGTGCACCCGGACATGGAACCGGCCGCCTACGGCCTGCTTTCGGTCATCCGGCGCGAGGGACCCATCCGGTTGACGGACCTTGCCCTGAACATCGGAGTAGGCAAGCCATCCGTCAGCCGCCAGATCGCTTTCCTGGAAAGCATCGGGCTGGTGTTCAAGGAAGCTGACCCCCTGGACGGAAGGGCGCAGTCGATCCGCCTCACCGAAAAGGGCGAGGAAAAGATGCATCAGGTCCAGGATGCGCGCCGTCAGGATTTCCGTGAGCGGCTCGGTGAGTGGCCGGTCGGGGAACTGCAGACCCTCGCCGAATACATGGCAAAGCTCAACTCCCTCTTTGAACTCGACGGTTTCGCGAAGGACCCGTCCGCTGGCGACACGGCAAAATAG
- a CDS encoding ribonuclease J — MTQTALPGLVTPPRLPQGTLRIVPLGGLGEIGRNMAVFEIDGKLLIVDCGVLFPEETQPGVDLILPDFSYIENRLDDIVAVVLTHGHEDHIGAVPYLLRLRADIPLVGSQLTLALIEAKLQEHRIRPYTMTVEEGQVEKFGPFECEFVAVNHSIPDALAVFIRTAGGTVLHTGDFKMDQLPLDGRITDLRHFAKLGEEGVDLFMSDSTNADVPGFTTAEKEIGPTLERLFGQATKRIIVASFSSHVHRVQQVLDAAAKHNRKVAFVGRSMVRNMAIAAKLGYLDVPDGLLVDIKNIDNMPDNRVVLMSTGSQGEPMAALSRMANGDHRVVVGDGDTVILASSLIPGNENAVFRIINGLLKLGADVIHKGNAKVHVSGHAAAGELLYCYNILEPLNAMPVHGETRHLIANGKIAIESGVPTASVILADNGTVIDLKDHRADVVGQVEVGFVYVDGSSVGEVTEADLKDRQTLGDEGFISIITVINRTTGKVVSGPEIHARGVAEDDSVFDEIIPKINAALEEAVLNRTDHTTHQLQQVVRRVVGTWVNRKLRRKPMIIPVVLEA, encoded by the coding sequence ATGACCCAAACCGCCCTTCCCGGCCTTGTCACGCCCCCACGCCTGCCGCAAGGCACCCTCCGGATCGTTCCGCTGGGCGGACTGGGGGAGATCGGCCGGAACATGGCCGTGTTCGAAATCGACGGAAAACTGCTCATCGTGGACTGTGGTGTCCTCTTCCCGGAGGAGACCCAGCCCGGCGTTGACCTGATCCTGCCCGATTTCTCCTACATCGAGAACCGTCTGGACGACATCGTGGCCGTTGTCCTGACCCACGGCCACGAGGACCACATCGGCGCCGTTCCCTACCTCCTGCGGCTGCGCGCCGACATCCCCCTGGTGGGCTCACAGCTGACGCTGGCGCTCATCGAGGCCAAGCTGCAGGAACACCGGATCCGTCCGTACACGATGACCGTTGAAGAGGGCCAGGTCGAAAAGTTTGGCCCCTTCGAGTGCGAGTTTGTCGCGGTCAACCACTCCATCCCCGATGCTTTGGCTGTGTTCATCCGCACGGCCGGAGGCACTGTCCTGCACACGGGCGACTTCAAGATGGACCAGCTGCCCCTGGACGGCCGGATCACCGACCTCCGGCACTTCGCCAAGCTGGGTGAAGAGGGCGTTGACCTCTTTATGTCCGACTCCACCAACGCTGACGTGCCGGGCTTCACCACCGCCGAAAAGGAAATCGGTCCCACACTGGAACGGCTCTTCGGCCAGGCCACCAAGCGCATCATCGTGGCGTCCTTCTCCTCGCATGTCCACCGCGTCCAGCAGGTGCTGGACGCCGCCGCCAAGCACAACCGCAAGGTGGCCTTTGTGGGCCGCTCCATGGTCCGGAACATGGCCATCGCCGCCAAGCTCGGCTACCTCGACGTTCCCGACGGCCTCCTCGTGGACATCAAGAACATCGACAACATGCCGGACAACCGCGTGGTCCTGATGTCCACAGGTTCCCAGGGCGAACCGATGGCCGCGCTGTCCCGCATGGCCAACGGCGACCACCGCGTCGTGGTGGGCGACGGCGACACCGTGATCCTGGCCTCCAGCCTCATCCCGGGCAACGAAAACGCCGTCTTCCGCATCATCAACGGCCTGCTCAAGCTCGGCGCGGACGTCATCCACAAGGGCAACGCCAAGGTGCACGTCTCCGGACACGCGGCCGCCGGCGAGCTGCTCTACTGCTACAACATCCTTGAGCCGCTCAACGCCATGCCCGTGCACGGCGAGACCCGCCACCTGATCGCCAACGGCAAGATCGCCATCGAGTCCGGCGTCCCCACCGCCAGCGTCATCCTTGCCGACAACGGCACCGTCATCGACCTCAAGGACCACCGCGCAGACGTCGTGGGCCAGGTTGAAGTGGGCTTTGTCTACGTGGACGGCTCCAGCGTCGGCGAAGTCACGGAAGCGGACCTCAAGGACCGCCAGACGCTTGGCGATGAAGGCTTCATCTCCATCATCACCGTCATCAACCGCACCACCGGCAAGGTGGTCTCCGGACCCGAGATCCACGCCCGCGGCGTGGCCGAGGACGATTCGGTCTTCGACGAGATCATCCCGAAGATCAACGCCGCCCTGGAAGAAGCCGTGCTCAACCGCACGGACCACACCACGCACCAGCTCCAGCAGGTTGTCCGCCGAGTTGTCGGCACCTGGGTCAACCGCAAGCTGCGCCGCAAGCCCATGATCATCCCGGTGGTCCTCGAGGCGTAA
- a CDS encoding DUF3046 domain-containing protein: protein MRISDYWRLMDDEFGAGYSRVLSSTLVLAGAGGRTADQALAAGMSPRQVWLAICDVQDVPPERRLGRDVKPLRD from the coding sequence GTGCGGATCAGTGACTATTGGCGGCTTATGGACGACGAATTCGGGGCTGGCTACTCCCGGGTCTTGAGCAGCACCCTGGTCCTGGCCGGGGCCGGCGGGCGAACCGCCGACCAGGCCCTCGCGGCCGGAATGAGCCCCCGGCAGGTGTGGCTGGCCATCTGCGATGTCCAGGATGTGCCGCCGGAGCGGCGCCTGGGACGCGACGTCAAACCCCTGCGCGACTGA
- the dapA gene encoding 4-hydroxy-tetrahydrodipicolinate synthase, translating into MPHKSATAPALGTLLTAMVTPFTKDGAVDYKQAAELATKLVDDGCDGLVVTGTTGETSTLSDEENLGMFRAVKEAVGDRAAIIAGTGTNDTAHSVHLSEQAAALGVDGLLLVTPYYNKPSQAGVRAHFEAVASATDVPVMLYDIPGRSSIAIEPETMIRLAQHPNIIAVKDAKADFMAASRVMAETDLYFYSGDDGLTLPWMSLGAVGLVGVTTHVATRRFREMIDAINANDLETARKINFELLPVIRATMTRVQGAVAAKQILKWQGVLPNSIVRLPLVEPDEAEIVTIREDLAEAGLVFP; encoded by the coding sequence ATGCCTCACAAATCCGCCACCGCTCCTGCCCTTGGCACGCTCCTGACCGCCATGGTCACGCCCTTCACCAAGGATGGCGCCGTGGACTACAAGCAGGCAGCCGAACTGGCCACCAAGCTTGTGGACGATGGCTGCGACGGCCTGGTCGTCACCGGGACCACCGGCGAAACGTCCACCCTCTCGGATGAAGAGAACCTTGGCATGTTCCGCGCTGTCAAAGAGGCAGTGGGGGACCGCGCCGCCATCATCGCCGGCACCGGGACGAACGACACCGCACATTCGGTGCACCTCTCCGAGCAGGCGGCAGCGCTCGGCGTCGACGGCCTGCTGCTCGTCACGCCGTACTACAACAAGCCCAGCCAGGCCGGCGTCCGCGCACACTTCGAAGCCGTCGCGTCCGCAACCGACGTGCCCGTTATGCTCTATGACATTCCGGGCCGCTCCTCCATCGCGATCGAGCCCGAAACCATGATCCGCCTGGCGCAGCACCCGAACATCATCGCCGTCAAGGATGCCAAGGCCGATTTCATGGCAGCCAGCCGCGTGATGGCAGAGACTGACCTGTACTTCTACTCCGGCGACGACGGACTGACCCTTCCGTGGATGTCCTTGGGCGCCGTCGGACTCGTGGGTGTCACAACCCACGTCGCAACGCGCCGCTTCCGCGAAATGATCGACGCCATCAACGCGAACGACCTCGAAACCGCGCGTAAGATCAACTTCGAGCTGCTGCCCGTGATCAGGGCAACGATGACCCGTGTCCAGGGAGCCGTTGCAGCCAAACAAATTCTTAAATGGCAGGGAGTCCTGCCCAACTCGATTGTCCGTTTGCCCCTCGTGGAGCCGGACGAAGCCGAGATCGTAACCATCCGCGAGGATTTGGCGGAAGCGGGGCTGGTCTTTCCCTGA
- a CDS encoding helix-turn-helix domain-containing protein, translating into MVKQPVSINGVVRWKDVGLADQAKSEQKERKMVVLRHEIGDVLRDVRQRQGRTLREVSHSARVSLGYLSEVERGQKEASSELLSSICSALDVPLSSMLREVSDRVAVAEGVAVPDTVPQEFSQRYGRDLDRDLNAELNNELSKGLLSGAR; encoded by the coding sequence ATGGTAAAGCAGCCCGTATCCATAAACGGCGTTGTCCGCTGGAAGGATGTGGGCCTCGCCGATCAGGCCAAGAGCGAACAGAAGGAGCGCAAGATGGTTGTACTTCGTCACGAAATCGGTGATGTCCTGCGCGATGTACGCCAGCGCCAGGGACGCACGCTCCGCGAAGTTTCGCACAGTGCCCGTGTTTCCTTGGGCTACCTCAGCGAAGTAGAGCGCGGCCAGAAGGAAGCTTCATCAGAGCTCCTCTCCTCAATCTGCTCAGCCCTGGACGTGCCGCTGTCCAGCATGCTCAGGGAAGTCAGCGACCGTGTCGCCGTCGCCGAGGGCGTTGCCGTTCCGGACACCGTTCCCCAGGAATTCTCACAGCGCTACGGCCGCGACCTTGATCGCGATCTGAACGCTGAACTCAATAACGAACTGTCCAAGGGCCTGCTTTCCGGCGCACGGTAA
- a CDS encoding regulatory protein RecX yields the protein MARAIVLRQLTSSAKSRLQLARKLAERNIPEGVAEAVLDRFQEVRLIDDAEFADMWVRSRSQSRKLAKGALRRELADKGIDADTAAAALEQLSDADEEVSARLLVERKLRAGTDLSDRAERDKITRRLASMLARKGYQPSQAFRIVGEVLDAHAETQTDAPDSLPDL from the coding sequence GTGGCGCGGGCCATCGTGCTCCGGCAGTTGACCAGTTCGGCCAAGAGCCGGCTGCAGCTGGCTAGGAAACTGGCCGAGCGGAACATTCCGGAGGGTGTGGCGGAAGCCGTCCTGGACCGCTTCCAGGAGGTCCGCCTCATTGACGACGCCGAGTTCGCCGACATGTGGGTCCGCAGCAGGTCGCAGTCGCGGAAGCTCGCCAAGGGGGCCCTCCGGCGCGAGCTGGCGGACAAGGGGATTGACGCAGACACCGCTGCCGCCGCGCTGGAACAGCTTTCCGACGCGGACGAGGAAGTGTCTGCCCGGCTCCTGGTGGAACGCAAGCTCCGGGCAGGCACGGATTTGTCGGACCGCGCCGAGCGGGACAAGATCACGCGGCGGCTGGCGTCAATGCTTGCCCGCAAGGGCTACCAGCCGTCGCAGGCGTTCCGGATCGTCGGCGAGGTGCTCGACGCTCATGCGGAGACCCAGACAGACGCACCGGACAGCCTGCCGGATCTGTAG
- the pgsA gene encoding CDP-diacylglycerol--glycerol-3-phosphate 3-phosphatidyltransferase — translation MTSTEATAAGSSSPGIWNLPNILTMLRIALVPFFVWFLLADAPGPSSESGPWRWAAVVAFAVAIYTDKLDGDIARSRGLVTNFGKIADPIADKLLIGSALVMLSILNELPWWVTIVILVREWGITALRFFVIRYGVIPASRGGKLKTVVQTAAIFLYLLPFGALAPWLVWVAFAVMMVAVLITVWTGVEYVIEALRIRSQGKRAGTTTAGN, via the coding sequence GTGACTAGCACCGAAGCAACTGCCGCCGGCTCCAGCAGCCCAGGAATCTGGAATCTTCCCAACATCCTGACCATGCTGCGCATCGCCCTGGTGCCGTTCTTCGTCTGGTTCCTCCTCGCCGATGCCCCCGGGCCAAGCAGCGAGTCAGGGCCCTGGCGCTGGGCCGCGGTGGTGGCGTTCGCCGTCGCCATCTACACCGACAAGCTCGACGGCGACATCGCCAGGAGCCGCGGCCTCGTCACCAATTTCGGCAAGATAGCAGACCCCATCGCCGACAAGCTCCTCATAGGCTCAGCCCTGGTGATGCTGTCCATCCTGAATGAACTGCCGTGGTGGGTCACCATCGTCATCCTGGTCAGGGAATGGGGCATCACCGCCCTTCGTTTCTTTGTCATCCGGTACGGTGTCATCCCGGCCTCGCGCGGGGGCAAGCTCAAGACGGTCGTTCAGACGGCCGCGATCTTCCTGTATCTCCTGCCGTTCGGCGCGCTGGCGCCGTGGCTTGTCTGGGTGGCTTTCGCCGTCATGATGGTGGCTGTGCTGATCACGGTATGGACCGGCGTCGAATACGTCATTGAAGCCCTGCGCATCCGGTCACAGGGCAAACGGGCGGGAACAACTACAGCTGGAAACTAG
- the recA gene encoding recombinase RecA, which produces MAAAPDRQKALDAALAQIDKQFGKGSVMRLGDEVRAPIEVIPTGSIALDVALGIGGLPRGRVVEIYGPESSGKTTVALHAVASAQRLGGIAAFIDAEHALDPEYAARLGVDTDALLVSQPDTGEQALEIMDMLIGSGSLDVIVIDSVAALVPRAEIEGDMGDSHVGLQARLMSQALRKITGRLSQTKTTAIFINQLREKIGVFFGSPETTTGGKALKFYASIRIDVRRIQTLKEGADSVGNRTKAKIVKNKMAPPFKIAEFDIIYGQGISREGGIIDMGVEHGIIKKSGSWFTYDGDQLGQGMENSRRFLRDNPELATELERLIKEKLGVGVVKPAEADAKDTPKLKAVDGF; this is translated from the coding sequence ATGGCGGCAGCCCCGGATCGTCAAAAGGCGCTCGACGCAGCGCTGGCACAGATTGACAAGCAGTTCGGCAAGGGCTCGGTCATGCGACTGGGCGATGAAGTCCGTGCCCCCATCGAGGTCATCCCCACCGGATCCATCGCGTTGGACGTGGCCTTGGGAATTGGCGGCCTGCCACGCGGCCGCGTCGTGGAGATCTACGGCCCGGAATCTTCGGGTAAGACCACCGTGGCCCTGCACGCCGTTGCCAGCGCGCAGCGCCTGGGCGGCATTGCCGCCTTCATCGATGCCGAGCACGCCCTGGACCCCGAGTACGCCGCCAGGCTGGGCGTGGATACGGACGCCCTCCTGGTCTCGCAGCCTGACACAGGCGAGCAGGCCCTGGAAATCATGGACATGCTGATCGGCTCCGGTTCGCTGGACGTCATCGTCATCGACTCCGTTGCTGCCCTGGTGCCGCGCGCGGAAATCGAGGGCGACATGGGCGACAGCCACGTGGGTCTGCAGGCCCGCCTCATGAGCCAGGCGCTGCGTAAGATCACCGGCCGCCTGAGCCAGACCAAAACCACTGCCATCTTCATCAACCAGCTCCGTGAAAAGATCGGCGTGTTCTTCGGCTCCCCGGAGACCACCACCGGCGGTAAGGCCCTGAAGTTCTACGCGTCCATCCGCATCGACGTCCGTCGGATCCAGACGCTCAAGGAAGGTGCCGACTCCGTCGGTAACCGCACCAAGGCCAAGATCGTCAAGAACAAGATGGCCCCGCCCTTCAAGATCGCCGAATTCGACATCATCTATGGCCAGGGCATTTCCCGCGAGGGCGGCATCATCGACATGGGCGTTGAGCACGGCATCATCAAGAAGTCGGGCTCGTGGTTCACGTACGACGGCGACCAGCTGGGCCAAGGCATGGAGAACTCCCGCCGGTTCCTGCGCGACAACCCCGAACTGGCGACCGAACTGGAGCGCCTGATCAAGGAGAAGCTTGGTGTCGGGGTAGTCAAGCCCGCCGAAGCCGATGCCAAAGACACACCGAAGCTGAAGGCTGTTGACGGCTTCTAG
- a CDS encoding DNA translocase FtsK — translation MATRTTPAPRGTAGGKSSAKSGSSAGRGAGATASSRTGSRAGSSAGTARTRQLPAVEQRQPWLLRVVGGAWLAVGHLVGGGVRRIGSDVSDLPAEERRDGAALFNLALGVFIATFAWWGMTGWFPDAVYGVVNGTFGWMSLLLPLMLFVCAFRLFRQPDDGRGNNRVGIGFLIMTFAGCGLAHVVGGQPTVAEGFDGLRQAGGMLGFLAASPLAAIHAAVPVVVYGLLAFISLLIITATPFGAIPRRLRGAYEHLMGLDLQEPGDDGDSHDRSYLEESKATPAPRKKKRRFFGKDDESDAGLEGYVGDEAFEHAVIDDDEADAKSGSGSRPAPGVRRPTKAEIAVEKIKAAQGIGTAGRAPAEDNATEAIPLVTPGMVAAGSLNAAAAAVAQVPAKPVTPMPLPAPIPQRTEQLSLAGDVTYTLPPSDVLTPGSIPKERTEANDAIVASLTETLNQFNVEAQVTGFSRGPTVTRYEIELSPGTKVERVTALSKNISYAVASSDVRILSPIPGKSAIGIEIPNTDRETVSLGDVLRSQNARRTDHPMVMGVGKDVEGGYVVANLAKMPHLLVAGATGAGKSSFVNSMITSILMRATPDEVRMVMVDPKRVELTAYEGVPHLITPIITNPKKAAEALQWVVREMDARYDDLANYGFKHIDDFNKAVRAGKVQPPVDSKRVIRPYPYLLVIVDELADLMMVAPRDVEDSIVRITQLARAAGIHLVLATQRPSVDVVTGLIKANVPSRMAFATSSVTDSRVVLDQPGAEKLIGQGDALFLPMGASKAMRVQGAWVTESEIHKVVEHVKGQLKVDYRHDVAPEAPKKQIDDDIGDDLEVLLSATELVVTTQFGSTSMLQRKLRVGFAKAGRLMDLLESRGVVGPSEGSKARDVLVKPDDLASVLAAMKGQDAPAVADSQTAALSDNANSNIAQGGYAEDLVQADLDQRSQKVEYFDGAEGTSGDDEDGSEDAWSLTGR, via the coding sequence ATGGCCACTCGTACCACTCCCGCGCCCCGAGGCACCGCTGGCGGCAAATCCAGCGCCAAATCCGGCAGCTCGGCGGGCCGCGGTGCAGGCGCCACAGCGTCCAGCCGCACCGGCAGCCGGGCCGGCTCTTCGGCCGGCACCGCACGCACCCGCCAGCTTCCCGCCGTCGAACAGCGGCAGCCCTGGCTGCTGCGCGTTGTGGGCGGCGCCTGGCTGGCCGTGGGCCATCTGGTCGGCGGCGGAGTCCGCAGGATCGGCTCCGATGTCAGCGACCTGCCGGCGGAGGAACGCCGAGACGGCGCGGCACTGTTCAACCTTGCCCTGGGCGTCTTCATCGCCACCTTCGCCTGGTGGGGAATGACCGGCTGGTTCCCCGACGCCGTCTACGGCGTGGTCAACGGCACCTTCGGCTGGATGTCTCTGCTTTTGCCGCTGATGCTTTTTGTGTGTGCCTTCCGGCTCTTCCGGCAGCCCGACGACGGCCGCGGAAACAACCGGGTGGGAATCGGTTTCCTCATCATGACGTTTGCGGGCTGCGGCCTTGCCCACGTGGTGGGAGGGCAGCCCACCGTTGCCGAAGGCTTCGACGGCCTCCGGCAGGCCGGCGGGATGCTCGGCTTCCTGGCCGCCTCACCCCTCGCGGCCATCCACGCGGCGGTGCCCGTGGTGGTCTACGGCCTGCTGGCCTTCATCTCGCTGCTCATCATTACCGCCACCCCTTTCGGGGCGATTCCACGCCGCCTGCGGGGTGCCTATGAGCATCTGATGGGCCTGGACCTGCAGGAACCCGGAGACGACGGGGACAGCCACGACCGTAGCTACCTCGAGGAATCGAAGGCAACCCCTGCGCCGCGGAAGAAGAAGCGGCGTTTCTTCGGCAAGGACGACGAGTCCGACGCCGGGCTGGAAGGCTACGTGGGCGACGAAGCCTTCGAGCACGCCGTCATTGACGACGACGAGGCCGACGCAAAATCCGGCAGTGGATCGCGCCCCGCTCCCGGCGTGCGCCGCCCCACGAAGGCGGAGATCGCCGTCGAGAAAATCAAAGCCGCCCAGGGCATCGGCACTGCAGGGAGGGCTCCGGCAGAGGACAATGCCACCGAGGCCATCCCGCTGGTCACACCCGGGATGGTGGCCGCCGGCTCACTCAACGCGGCAGCCGCCGCCGTTGCGCAGGTGCCGGCCAAGCCAGTCACTCCCATGCCCCTTCCGGCTCCCATTCCGCAGCGGACCGAGCAACTCTCACTGGCGGGCGACGTCACCTACACCCTGCCGCCGTCGGACGTTCTGACCCCGGGCTCCATCCCCAAGGAGCGCACCGAAGCCAACGACGCGATCGTTGCTTCCCTGACCGAGACCCTCAACCAGTTCAACGTGGAAGCGCAGGTCACCGGCTTCAGCCGCGGGCCCACCGTCACGCGGTACGAGATTGAGCTGTCCCCGGGGACCAAGGTGGAGCGCGTCACCGCCCTGTCCAAGAACATCTCCTACGCAGTGGCTTCCAGCGACGTCCGGATCCTCAGCCCCATCCCGGGCAAGTCCGCCATCGGTATCGAGATCCCCAATACGGACCGCGAAACCGTCTCCCTCGGTGACGTCCTCCGCAGCCAGAACGCGCGCCGGACCGACCACCCCATGGTGATGGGCGTCGGCAAGGACGTCGAAGGCGGTTATGTCGTGGCGAACCTCGCCAAAATGCCCCACCTGCTCGTCGCAGGTGCCACCGGCGCCGGTAAGTCCTCGTTCGTGAACTCCATGATCACGTCGATCCTCATGCGGGCCACGCCGGACGAGGTCCGCATGGTGATGGTGGACCCCAAGCGTGTGGAACTGACCGCCTACGAAGGCGTCCCGCACCTCATCACGCCCATCATCACCAACCCGAAGAAGGCCGCCGAGGCCCTGCAGTGGGTGGTCCGCGAGATGGACGCCCGCTACGACGACCTCGCCAACTACGGTTTCAAACACATCGATGACTTCAACAAGGCAGTCCGCGCCGGCAAGGTCCAGCCTCCCGTGGACTCCAAGCGCGTCATCCGGCCCTACCCGTACCTGCTGGTGATTGTTGACGAGCTCGCCGACCTGATGATGGTGGCCCCGCGCGACGTCGAAGACTCCATCGTCCGCATCACCCAGCTGGCCCGTGCCGCCGGCATCCACCTGGTCCTGGCAACCCAGCGGCCCTCCGTGGACGTCGTCACCGGCCTGATCAAGGCCAACGTGCCTTCGCGGATGGCCTTCGCCACGTCCTCCGTCACGGACTCCCGCGTGGTCCTTGACCAGCCCGGGGCCGAAAAACTCATCGGCCAGGGCGATGCGCTGTTCCTGCCGATGGGTGCCTCCAAGGCCATGCGTGTTCAGGGCGCCTGGGTCACGGAGTCTGAAATCCACAAGGTCGTGGAACACGTCAAGGGCCAGCTCAAAGTCGACTACCGCCACGATGTCGCCCCCGAAGCGCCAAAAAAGCAGATCGACGACGACATCGGGGACGACCTCGAAGTGCTGCTTTCGGCCACCGAACTGGTGGTCACCACACAGTTCGGCTCGACGTCGATGCTCCAGCGCAAGCTCCGGGTGGGCTTCGCCAAGGCCGGACGGCTAATGGACCTCCTGGAGTCCAGGGGAGTGGTTGGCCCCTCCGAAGGGTCCAAGGCACGCGACGTCCTGGTGAAGCCGGACGACCTCGCGTCGGTGCTGGCAGCCATGAAGGGCCAGGACGCGCCGGCCGTTGCTGATTCACAGACGGCAGCGCTCAGCGACAACGCCAACTCGAACATTGCCCAAGGCGGGTATGCGGAGGACCTCGTGCAGGCGGACCTGGACCAGCGCAGCCAGAAGGTTGAGTACTTCGACGGCGCCGAGGGCACCTCGGGCGACGACGAGGACGGTTCCGAAGACGCGTGGTCACTCACCGGACGGTAG
- a CDS encoding CinA family protein: protein MTNLHHLAEQTVKMALESGRTVATAESLTAGMVSAVLADTAGASGMLQGGVVAYQNSVKVDVLGVPAELLAAAGSVDGAVAAAMAAGARAALHADIGVATTGVAGPEEHDGKAVGAVFIGVATAAGASFVEYGFAGNRAEIRGQACGAALESLIVALSS, encoded by the coding sequence GTGACCAACCTTCACCACCTGGCGGAACAGACAGTCAAAATGGCCCTGGAAAGCGGCCGCACCGTCGCGACCGCGGAGTCGCTCACCGCGGGAATGGTCAGCGCCGTCCTCGCCGACACAGCCGGAGCCTCAGGCATGCTCCAAGGCGGTGTGGTGGCCTACCAGAACTCCGTCAAAGTGGACGTACTGGGTGTTCCGGCAGAGCTGCTGGCCGCCGCCGGATCCGTTGACGGTGCTGTCGCAGCGGCCATGGCGGCCGGGGCCAGGGCTGCGCTGCATGCTGACATCGGCGTTGCCACCACAGGAGTAGCCGGCCCGGAGGAACATGATGGCAAAGCGGTGGGGGCAGTGTTCATCGGGGTTGCCACAGCGGCGGGTGCGTCCTTCGTGGAGTACGGCTTCGCGGGTAATCGGGCAGAGATCCGCGGACAGGCTTGTGGTGCCGCGCTGGAAAGCCTGATCGTGGCCCTATCTTCCTGA